In Candidatus Methylomirabilis tolerans, the genomic stretch CATGGCCACGGTTCGCAGACATCTGTTCGTAGAAGAAGCCTTCTGGGGGCGCGCTTACGGCGACTATTCCCTGCCGATTGGCGAGAAGCAAACGATCTCCCAGCCGTTTATGGTAGCGTGCATGGCGGAAGCGCTCGAGCTGGAAGAGGATCAGCGGGTGCTGGAAATCGGAACGGGGTCTGGATATCAGACGGCCATTCTGGCGGAATTGGGCGCAAGAGTCTATTCTATCGAGCGAAATCGCGCGCTGGCGCTGCGGGCGCGACGTCGGCTTGAGGCGCTCGGGTACCACCACGCGTGGGTTCGGGTTGGTGACGGTTCTCTCGGGTGGAAGGACAAGGCGCCCTTTGATGCAATTGTTGTGAGTGCGGGCGCTCCTGCAATCCCGACACCTCTTATCGAGCAGCTTGCTGAGAATGGGCGTCTGATTGTGCCGGTCGGTGATCTACAGAGCCAAGTTCTTAAGAAAGGCACGAAGAGGGGGATGACCGTACGCTGGACTGACCTCGGAGATTGCGTTTTCGTCAAACTTATAGGCGAGCAAGGGTGGAACGGGTGATGTCGGGGCGTAGCGCAGTCTGGTAGCGCACTTGCTTCGGGAGCAAGGGGTCGTTGGTTCAAATCCAATCGCCCCGACCATTTCGTTCTCTTGCTGGTGAAGCGATCAGCCTTCAGCTGTTAGCTCTTTTTCGATACCTTCTCTGCTTTATCTGAGGCTGACGGCTGAACGCTGATCGCTGACGACGATCTTGTGAGGAATACCAATGTCGATTGACGCGCTTAAGCAGAAAATCCGGGATGTTCCTGATTTCCCAAAAAAGGGGATCATTTTCAAAGATATCACACCCTTGCTGGCAGACGGCAAGGCCTTCCATACGGCTATTGACCAGATCGCTGAACGGTTTCACGACCGACATATCGATCTGGTGGTGGGCGTAGAGGCGAGGGGATTTATCATCGCCGCTGCGCTGGCGTATCGGCTTCACGTGGGCACGACACTGATCCGAAAGCCTGGAAAGCTGCCGTATAAGACTCATCATACAACCTATGACTTGGAGTACGGCGCCGACACCCTTGAGATCCATCAGGATGCCGTACTGCCAGGCCAGCGGATCCTGATGGCCGACGAT encodes the following:
- a CDS encoding adenine phosphoribosyltransferase yields the protein MDALKQKIRDVPDFPKKGIIFKDITPLLADGKAFHTAIDQIAERFHDRHIDLVVGVEARGFIIAAALAYRLHVGTTLIRKPGKLPYKTHHTTYDLEYGADTLEIHQDAVLPGQRILMADDLLATGGTMTAAVDLITRLGGNVVGVTFLIELLALQGRERFGDREVFSLIQF
- a CDS encoding protein-L-isoaspartate(D-aspartate) O-methyltransferase; amino-acid sequence: MDYVVARQRMVAEQLVRRGITHPRVLRAMATVRRHLFVEEAFWGRAYGDYSLPIGEKQTISQPFMVACMAEALELEEDQRVLEIGTGSGYQTAILAELGARVYSIERNRALALRARRRLEALGYHHAWVRVGDGSLGWKDKAPFDAIVVSAGAPAIPTPLIEQLAENGRLIVPVGDLQSQVLKKGTKRGMTVRWTDLGDCVFVKLIGEQGWNG